Proteins found in one Falco rusticolus isolate bFalRus1 chromosome W, bFalRus1.pri, whole genome shotgun sequence genomic segment:
- the LOC119140617 gene encoding sorting nexin-18-like isoform X2, translated as MALRARALYDFRSENPGEISLREHEVLSLCSEQDIEGWLEGVNSRGDRGLFPASYVQVIRAHAAEPPPPARYVNLPADSFDPLLPHAVFKPATPQPPPEAVPGPFSLPPDDDGYPFPPTPYGGSYHPSQGSDDDWDDDWDESSTMADELGTLRSSHPDYKETGSQTSGHYCLSTQSELSLSSRGGYLAGHPHPPGSSAKSSATVSRNLNRFSSFVKSGGEAFVLGEASGFVKDGDKLCVVFGPQGPEWQENPYPFHCSIEDPTKQTKFKGMKSYIAYKLVPSHTGQQVHRRYKHFDWLYGRLAEKFPVISVPHLPEKQAAGRFEEDFISKRRKGLAWWMDHMCSHPVLAQCDAFQHFLTCPSTDEKAWKQGKRRAEKDEMVGANFFLTISVPTGPGASLDLQEVESQVDGFKAFTKKMDESTLQLNHTANEFARKQVTGFKKEYLKMGHSFKCLSQAFELDQQAFSDGLNQAIAFTAEAYDAIGGLFADQPRQDLDAVMDLLALYQGHLANFPDIIHIQKDTAT; from the exons ATGGCGCTGCGGGCCCGGGCGCTGTATGACTTCAGGTCGGAGAACCCGGGGGAGATCTCGCTGCGGGAGCACGAGGTGCTGAGCCTCTGCAGCGAGCAGGACATCGAAGGTTGGCTGGAGGGTGTCAACAGCCGCGGCGACCGCGGCCTCTTCCCGGCTTCCTACGTGCAGGTAATCCGCGCCCACGCCGccgagccgccgccgcctgcccgctACGTCAACCTCCCTGCAGACAGCTTCGATCCGCTGCTGCCCCACGCGGTCTTCAAGCCGGCGAcaccgcagcccccgccggAGGCAGTGCCCGGGCCCTTCTCACTGCCCCCCGACGACGACGGGTACCCCTTTCCGCCCACGCCCTACGGCGGGTCCTaccaccccagccagggcagcgATGACGACTGGGACGATGACTGGGATGAAAGCTCCACGATGGCTGATGAGCTGGGTACCTTGCGGAGCTCCCACCCAGACTACAAGGAGACGGGCAGTCAGACCTCTGGCCACTACTGCCTGTCCACGCAGTCTGAGCTGTCCCTGAGCTCCCGCGGTGGCTACCTAGCAGGCCACCCACACCCGCCTGGCAGCAGCGCCAAGAGCTCAGCCACGGTCAGCCGCAACCTCAACCGCTTCTCCAGTTTTGTCAAGTCCGGTGGGGAGGCTTTCGTGCTGGGTGAGGCATCAGGCTTCGTGAAGGATGGGGACAAGCTGTGTGTGGTGTTTGGCCCCCAGGGCCCTGAGTGGCAGGAGAACCCCTACCCCTTCCACTGCTCCATTGAGGACCCCACCAAGCAGACCAAGTTCAAGGGTATGAAGAGCTACATTGCCTACAAGCTAGTGCCCAGCCACACTGGGCAACAGGTACACCGCCGCTACAAGCACTTTGACTGGCTCTACGGGCGCTTGGCTGAGAAGTTCCCTGTCATCTCTGTGCCCCACTTGCCGGAGAAGCAGGCCGCTGGTCGCTTTGAGGAGGACTTCATTTCCAAACGTCGCAAAGGCCTGGCCTGGTGGATGGACCACATGTGCAGCCACCCTGTGCTGGCTCAGTGTGATGCCTTCCAGCACTTCCTCACCTGTCCCAGCACGGATGAGAAGGCCTGGAAACAAGGCAAGCGCAGGGCTGAGAAAGATGAGATGGTGGGTGCCAACTTTTTCTTGACCATCAGTGTCCCCACGGGCCCTGGGGCCAGCCTGGACTTGCAGGAGGTGGAAAGTCAGGTGGATGGCTTCAAAGCCTTCACGAAGAAGATGGACGAGAGCACCCTGCAGCTTAATCACACGGCCAACGAGTTTGCCCGCAAGCAAGTCACTGGTTTCAAGAAGGAATACCTGAAGATGGGGCACTCTTTTAAGTGCCTCAGTCAGGCATTTGAGCTGGACCAACAGGCCTTTTCAGATGGCCTCAACCAAGCCATAGCCTTCACTGCAGAAGCCTATGATGCCATCGGGGGCCTCTTTGCAGATCAGCCCCGGCAGGACTTAGATGCTGTGATGGATTTGTTAGCGCTGTATCAGGGGCATTTGGCCAACTTTCCAGACATCATCCACATCCAGAAAG aCACAGCAACTTAG
- the LOC119140617 gene encoding sorting nexin-18-like isoform X1 — MALRARALYDFRSENPGEISLREHEVLSLCSEQDIEGWLEGVNSRGDRGLFPASYVQVIRAHAAEPPPPARYVNLPADSFDPLLPHAVFKPATPQPPPEAVPGPFSLPPDDDGYPFPPTPYGGSYHPSQGSDDDWDDDWDESSTMADELGTLRSSHPDYKETGSQTSGHYCLSTQSELSLSSRGGYLAGHPHPPGSSAKSSATVSRNLNRFSSFVKSGGEAFVLGEASGFVKDGDKLCVVFGPQGPEWQENPYPFHCSIEDPTKQTKFKGMKSYIAYKLVPSHTGQQVHRRYKHFDWLYGRLAEKFPVISVPHLPEKQAAGRFEEDFISKRRKGLAWWMDHMCSHPVLAQCDAFQHFLTCPSTDEKAWKQGKRRAEKDEMVGANFFLTISVPTGPGASLDLQEVESQVDGFKAFTKKMDESTLQLNHTANEFARKQVTGFKKEYLKMGHSFKCLSQAFELDQQAFSDGLNQAIAFTAEAYDAIGGLFADQPRQDLDAVMDLLALYQGHLANFPDIIHIQKGNTLTRFPKLKFYVSVVCAQI; from the coding sequence ATGGCGCTGCGGGCCCGGGCGCTGTATGACTTCAGGTCGGAGAACCCGGGGGAGATCTCGCTGCGGGAGCACGAGGTGCTGAGCCTCTGCAGCGAGCAGGACATCGAAGGTTGGCTGGAGGGTGTCAACAGCCGCGGCGACCGCGGCCTCTTCCCGGCTTCCTACGTGCAGGTAATCCGCGCCCACGCCGccgagccgccgccgcctgcccgctACGTCAACCTCCCTGCAGACAGCTTCGATCCGCTGCTGCCCCACGCGGTCTTCAAGCCGGCGAcaccgcagcccccgccggAGGCAGTGCCCGGGCCCTTCTCACTGCCCCCCGACGACGACGGGTACCCCTTTCCGCCCACGCCCTACGGCGGGTCCTaccaccccagccagggcagcgATGACGACTGGGACGATGACTGGGATGAAAGCTCCACGATGGCTGATGAGCTGGGTACCTTGCGGAGCTCCCACCCAGACTACAAGGAGACGGGCAGTCAGACCTCTGGCCACTACTGCCTGTCCACGCAGTCTGAGCTGTCCCTGAGCTCCCGCGGTGGCTACCTAGCAGGCCACCCACACCCGCCTGGCAGCAGCGCCAAGAGCTCAGCCACGGTCAGCCGCAACCTCAACCGCTTCTCCAGTTTTGTCAAGTCCGGTGGGGAGGCTTTCGTGCTGGGTGAGGCATCAGGCTTCGTGAAGGATGGGGACAAGCTGTGTGTGGTGTTTGGCCCCCAGGGCCCTGAGTGGCAGGAGAACCCCTACCCCTTCCACTGCTCCATTGAGGACCCCACCAAGCAGACCAAGTTCAAGGGTATGAAGAGCTACATTGCCTACAAGCTAGTGCCCAGCCACACTGGGCAACAGGTACACCGCCGCTACAAGCACTTTGACTGGCTCTACGGGCGCTTGGCTGAGAAGTTCCCTGTCATCTCTGTGCCCCACTTGCCGGAGAAGCAGGCCGCTGGTCGCTTTGAGGAGGACTTCATTTCCAAACGTCGCAAAGGCCTGGCCTGGTGGATGGACCACATGTGCAGCCACCCTGTGCTGGCTCAGTGTGATGCCTTCCAGCACTTCCTCACCTGTCCCAGCACGGATGAGAAGGCCTGGAAACAAGGCAAGCGCAGGGCTGAGAAAGATGAGATGGTGGGTGCCAACTTTTTCTTGACCATCAGTGTCCCCACGGGCCCTGGGGCCAGCCTGGACTTGCAGGAGGTGGAAAGTCAGGTGGATGGCTTCAAAGCCTTCACGAAGAAGATGGACGAGAGCACCCTGCAGCTTAATCACACGGCCAACGAGTTTGCCCGCAAGCAAGTCACTGGTTTCAAGAAGGAATACCTGAAGATGGGGCACTCTTTTAAGTGCCTCAGTCAGGCATTTGAGCTGGACCAACAGGCCTTTTCAGATGGCCTCAACCAAGCCATAGCCTTCACTGCAGAAGCCTATGATGCCATCGGGGGCCTCTTTGCAGATCAGCCCCGGCAGGACTTAGATGCTGTGATGGATTTGTTAGCGCTGTATCAGGGGCATTTGGCCAACTTTCCAGACATCATCCACATCCAGAAAGGTAACACCCTTACACgttttccaaaactgaagttttatgTATCAGTGGTATGCGCACAGATATAG